The DNA region TTTAAGAACTGAGCTGTCTTTTCTATGTGCTTGGAAGAAATTTACTTTCCATATGCCCTTTCTGAAATGATAAATTTAATTTTGAATGACTTGGTGACCGCAGTCCTAAACCATTGACTAAACATATGTTATTATTCAATCTGTTGGTGCATCCATCAACATTATTATTCAGTCTCCTATATGCTATTTCACTCTACATACATATTAACTGAACATCCATAAAATTTTGTAAAAAAAAGAACATATTCAGTACCGTTACAAATCACTTGCATAGTTGTTGCTACTCTTCAATGCTCAAGGCCTATATTTGGAGAATGCAATTTTTATATAATTACTGAATTTCATACCATCCTTGCAAAACTACATGATTAAGGAACAGTTCTATCTCAACACTTCCTAGTAAACCAAATTCTAATATTATCATTACCATTGACACATATGTATCTGGCCCTACGGTATTTACACTGGCTTAGCAAAGGCCCTAAGCGCGGCAACCCCGCGCGTTGATCCTAGTATTTGCCGATAAGGGAAAAAAAACGATTGTACAATAACAAAGGCCTCACCGACAGATCCAAAACCGAAAAACTGAAGATGGTGTGAAAGGAAGGCCCAACGTTATCTTTAGGGAAATTCCACGCTGGGCCAAGAGAAGAGGCCTGAAAACCCCTAGCCTGCTAGGGCTAAATAGAGGCCCGGTAGAAAAGCCGACGAGCCTGAAACTAAATTTCTTTTGTGCGAAGGCCTCCAATTAGCACTAAATTAAAGCAACAAGGTAcatcaaaaagaaaaaatattatGGCATCGTTGTAGTTGGTGATGTTGTTGTTTCAGTGACTTCGATCTTCTTCTAAAATTAATGGCTCCAAAAGCAACAGAAGATAGATTTATCTATATTAATTAGGTGTGATGTTATCTGTATTAAAAAAGACACTATATGTTATTTCCAAACCTACTAGTACTGTACTATACCAATGGAAACTCTAGTAAAGTAAACACAAGAGAAGCATTGCTAGAAAGTAAATGCGAAAATTGCAGTGTTCTAAGTAGCGGCTATAGCGCCCGGGAGGATCGCCGCAACGGAATTTAGCGGCATTTAGCAATGCTATAGTGGGATTTAGCGGAATTTTGGATTGCTTCCACTAAATCCTATATCCCGCTATTTAGACTCTTGGAAAAATGTAAAGGACCGCAAGCAAAGAGATAATAACGGGAGCACATTCAAGGCCCATCCTTTTACATTAATGGTGGTAATTTGGCTCTTGACCGGCCCTGGTTTTACATCACCATGCATTACTTTTGCGTGGTGGTGGCAGCAGCAGTAGTAGTATCAAGTACTACACATGTATGTATACGTAGTTTTCTTGTGTACTTCACAGCGTATATATAAACGTCACATAGGCAGCGGATATAGCTATATACGTATAGCCATACCCATACAATACGTATTCGAGCTTAATAATTAGTTAGCTCGATTATACTAGACGACCGGGTATGCGAGGTCGAGCGCGATGCCGCAAAGCCCCGAGTGTGTGAAGTCCCGGCGCATCCGCAGGTAGCCGCGCTCGCCCCAGCTCTGGCCCCACGAGTTCTTGACGAGCCAGTACTTGAGCCCCGTGTTGGCGTCGGCGCCGTAGCCGACGACGGTGATGGCGTGGTTCATCCTCGTCCCGCACTGCCCGGAGAAGACGCCACCCTTGTAGAACTGCAGGCTGCCGCCCATCTCGatggccgccgccaccggcTGCTTCGCCACGGCCTGCTGCAGCTGCCCCTCGCCGGCCGGCACCTTCACGTAGTCGGAGATCTGGGCGGCGTGCTGGGCGGCCTTGTTGCGGTTGCAGGCGTACCGCCGCGCCTGGTACGGGTAGCTGCCGTCGGTGGTGAGCCCGCCGTTCTCGATCACCCACCGGTAGCCGTTCACGAAGTAGCCCAGGTTGCAGCCGCCGTCGTAGGGGTCGCAGTCGATCAGCTCCTGCTCCGACAGGGACACCAGCTTCCCGGTCCTGATCTTGGTGATGCTCTCGATCGTCGCAGCCGTCACGAACGCCCAGCAGCTAGCTGCATGCATGTTCTCCAGTCAAAACCAAATTAATTAAAGAAACAATAATTATAAGGATAATTAAAGAAACAATAATGCTATCCACGCACAGCACGAGGGGCCCTGGTTCTTGATCGGCGTCACGGCGCCCTGGGCCCTCCAGTCGACGCTCGTCGGACCGTCGACGACGGCGGAGAAGGAGACGTTGGCGGCCTGCTCCCTGCCGGCGTCGGCGCTCCCCGTCGGCATCCCCTTCATGGTGTACAGGTCCAGGAACTCCTGCTCGGTGAGGTCGGCGAACTGGTTCTCGCCGAGCGTGTACGTGAGGTTGCCCGCCCGGTTGGTGGCCTCGATGTGCTCGATGTTCCGCCGGTACACCTGGAACCGACGCTGCCGCTCCTCCGCCGTCGTGTACGAGCGGTTGTACTCGGCCAGCCACCGCAGGAACCGGCCCATCATCAGCCTgtcgtcaccgccgccgccgcccgcatcaccggcggcggccgaCATGATGAGCCCGCACGCGAACAGGATCAGCGCCAACAACCACGACGCGGATCCGGAGGACAAAGCCATGCTGCTCGTCGATCGCTTTCTGATCGCACGATGATGTTTCTCGCCTGGCTTGTGCCTGCTTAGACATGCAGATTGGCATGTGTTTATATACTGCGCTACGTGCCTTGCGAAGCCTGATCATGTGGCTGCAAGACCAGCTGGAGCATTCATGGAGCGAAACGGCCTGTCTTTAGCCACTGTCGAGCCAAGTGGAGATCTATGGCTAGATCGCGGCCATTGGGAGGAGACAAGCATGCAGAACGCGCCTGCTGGTTGTGGCAGCAGGAATGGTAACGAGCTACATTTTCTCCCTCGGCAGTGTTGTAGTGCTAAATACGTGCTCTTGCACAGGAATGAGCTCGTGGACTGTGGTT from Panicum hallii strain FIL2 chromosome 9, PHallii_v3.1, whole genome shotgun sequence includes:
- the LOC112878087 gene encoding ervatamin-C-like translates to MALSSGSASWLLALILFACGLIMSAAAGDAGGGGGDDRLMMGRFLRWLAEYNRSYTTAEERQRRFQVYRRNIEHIEATNRAGNLTYTLGENQFADLTEQEFLDLYTMKGMPTGSADAGREQAANVSFSAVVDGPTSVDWRAQGAVTPIKNQGPSCSSCWAFVTAATIESITKIRTGKLVSLSEQELIDCDPYDGGCNLGYFVNGYRWVIENGGLTTDGSYPYQARRYACNRNKAAQHAAQISDYVKVPAGEGQLQQAVAKQPVAAAIEMGGSLQFYKGGVFSGQCGTRMNHAITVVGYGADANTGLKYWLVKNSWGQSWGERGYLRMRRDFTHSGLCGIALDLAYPVV